A region of the Arthrobacter sp. FW306-07-I genome:
TGATCGCCCTCTACGGGCACAACGTGGCGGAGACCCAGACCGTCCTGTGGACCAGGATGCTGGACCGCCTGGCCGGGCCCAACCCGCCCAAGATCATCTGCGTGGACCCCCGCATGACACCCGTGGCCAAGGCTGCCACGCTGCATTTGGCCCCGCGTCCGGGCACGAACGTGGCGCTGATGAACGGCATCCTGCACGAGATCATCAGCAACGGCTGGGTGGACCACGAGTACATCAACGCGCACACCGTGGGTTTTGCCGAGCTCGAAAAAGAGGTCAAGAACTATCCGCCCGCGCTGGTGGCAGAAATCTGCGGCGTCCCCGCGGAGCTGATCTCCGAGGCCGCGAGCATCATCGGCCACGCCGAAAGGCTTCTGTCCACCGTCCTGCAGGGTTTCTACCAGTCCAACCAGGCCACCGCGGCTGCGGTCCAGGTCAACAACGTGAACATCATCCGGGGCATGCTGGGCAAGCCCGGCTGCGGCATCCTGCAGATGAACGGCCAGCCTACGGCAGAAAATACCCGGGAATGCGGGGCCGACGGCGACCTGGCCGCCTTCCGGAACTGGTCCAACGACGCACACATCAAGGACCTCGCAAGGGTTTGGAACATCGACCCTATGTCCATCCCGCACTATTCTCCGCCCACCCACGTCATGCAGATGATGCGGTACGCGGAGGACGGCTCCATTCGGATGTTGTGGGTCAGCGGCACGAACCCCGCCGTCTCGCTGCCAGAGCTGGCACGTATCCGCGGAATCCTGGAACAGGAGCGGCTGTTCCTTGTGGTCCAGGACATCTTCCTGTCCGAGACCGCCCAGCTGGCCGACGTGGTGCTCCCAGCGGCCACGTGGGGTGAGAAGACCGGTACGTTCACCAACGTGGACCGCACCGTCCACCTTTCGGAGAAAGCTGTCGACCCGCCCGGCGAGGCCCGGCCCGACCTGGACATCTTCATCGACTATGCGCACCGGATGGGCCTGCAGGACAAGGACGGGCAGCCGCTGATCAAGTGGAATGATTCCGAGTCCGCCTTTGAAGCCTGGAAGGAATGCACCCGGGGGCGGCCCTGCGACTACACCGGCATCACCTACGACAAGCTGCGGGGCGGATCCGGCATCCAGTGGCCGTGCAATGAGGAGAACCCGGACGGCACGGAGCGGATCTACGCCGACGGGAAGTTCTGGGCGCACCCGGAGTACTGCGAAACCTACGGCCGCGACCTCATCACCGGAGCACCCGTGGACCCGTCCGAGTACAAGGCCCTCAACCCGGAGGGCAAGGCCATCATCAAGGCCGCCGAGTACATGCCGCCGCACGAGCTGCCCAGCCAGGACTTTCCACTACAGCTCATCACGGGCCGCACGCTCTACCAGTTCCACACGCGCACCAAGACGGGACGGGCACCGGAGCTGAACGCGGCGGCACCGGACGTCTGGGTTGAGTTGTCAGCGGACGACGCCGGCGCGTACGGGATTGCCGAGGGCGACCTTGCGGAGGTGGCGACGCCCCGTGGTTCCGTCCGTGCCAACGTGCGGATCAGCGGCATCCGGAACGGCGTGCTTTTCCTGCCGTTCCATTACGGCTATTGGGACACCGACGGCGGCCACCAGCCGGACGGGGCGGGCCGGGCGGCGAACGAGCTGACCATTACCGACTGGGACGCCGCGTCCAAGCAGCCCATCTTCAAGACGGCAGCTGCGCGCGTCACCAGGGTTTCCGCCGGCGACGGTCCGTCCCCGGCACCCACCACCACAGCCTCGGCTCCGGTGGGCGGTTTTCCGGAAGGGGCCTCGACCAAGGGAATTCCGTCCGCGCTGGCCGATGAGGCTCCGCAGATCGCGGGAGGTGCACGATGAAATTCGGGCTTGTACTTGAGGAAATGCACCGGTCCGAAAACGACCTGG
Encoded here:
- a CDS encoding molybdopterin oxidoreductase family protein, coding for MTRIDRIAEPWGTRTPYGSGGDWPVRVDTHLAEGVAPEDVDRWVQTASLLHSNGDAMDIAVKDNRIVGVRGRAVDRVNHGRLGPKDLYGWQANASPDRLTKPLVREGGKLVETDWDTAMQRVVDRSKALLAEQGPSAIGFYTTGQLFSEEYYTLGAIAHGGIGTNHVDGNTRLCTATAGEALKESFGCDGQPGSYTDVDHADVIALYGHNVAETQTVLWTRMLDRLAGPNPPKIICVDPRMTPVAKAATLHLAPRPGTNVALMNGILHEIISNGWVDHEYINAHTVGFAELEKEVKNYPPALVAEICGVPAELISEAASIIGHAERLLSTVLQGFYQSNQATAAAVQVNNVNIIRGMLGKPGCGILQMNGQPTAENTRECGADGDLAAFRNWSNDAHIKDLARVWNIDPMSIPHYSPPTHVMQMMRYAEDGSIRMLWVSGTNPAVSLPELARIRGILEQERLFLVVQDIFLSETAQLADVVLPAATWGEKTGTFTNVDRTVHLSEKAVDPPGEARPDLDIFIDYAHRMGLQDKDGQPLIKWNDSESAFEAWKECTRGRPCDYTGITYDKLRGGSGIQWPCNEENPDGTERIYADGKFWAHPEYCETYGRDLITGAPVDPSEYKALNPEGKAIIKAAEYMPPHELPSQDFPLQLITGRTLYQFHTRTKTGRAPELNAAAPDVWVELSADDAGAYGIAEGDLAEVATPRGSVRANVRISGIRNGVLFLPFHYGYWDTDGGHQPDGAGRAANELTITDWDAASKQPIFKTAAARVTRVSAGDGPSPAPTTTASAPVGGFPEGASTKGIPSALADEAPQIAGGAR